The following is a genomic window from Candidatus Paracaedimonas acanthamoebae.
AAAATCTTTCCACTCAATAAGAGGAGATTGATATTTTAATGCTTCTAGGAATAAAAGCGCACTACCTGAGTTGGTAAGCCACTCTGGAAAAACAGTTATATTATTTTTAAAAGCTTTAGTAATAAGTTGTTTTTCTTCAAATACATTATTGGCACCCGATATAATTAAAGGACTATTTAATGAGGAATGAACGAACGTATGAGAAATTAAAGCATTTAAAATTTTTTTTGTTATAGAGTAGCGTACAGCGCAAGGACAAAATATATCTCCTTGCGTATGGTTAAGAAATTTTAGCAAAAAATCTTCGGAAGTTTCTTCGGGTTTACGCTCAGTGAAAGAGAAATTTCTATTTGATTTGAATGCGTGAGTGTCAAAAATTTCCAAAGATAATAAAGGAGCTATATGAATGCCTTGAGGATTATAAATAAACCAATCTCGTTCACAAATACCCACGATTTCATACGTAGATTGTATCCAATAGCAAAATGCTTTTGCAACTTTTCCAAATCCTTGGATAATAATTTTAGGCTTAGGATTTGTTTTTTTTATCTCTGTTTCTAAAATTTTAAAGAGGCTATATCCTGTTATAACTTGTTCTATTGTAAAAAGTTCATTTTCAGGGAAAAATAGGCGTTGATGGAATTTTTCAAGGTCAATTTTAATCCCTTCATTTTTCTCAAGCATATTCGCTAAACATATAAACGGAGATTTTAAATCTGTTACTTCTTCGAGATGGGTTGAGATGTCTTTTGTGGTTGTGTTAAGGTCTCCACCCGTACACCACTCATTTTTTATAATTTCGCTATTATCCTGTAAAAAACGCTTTAATACAGAAGATGCTTCAGGATGAAAAGGATCAAATTTGATACCTCCTTTTCCACCTCCAAATATAGAAGATTGTAATGAATTTTTTAAACTCATTGTATATGCGAGGTCTTTAACTTCTTGCAAAGAAGCAGAATGGTGCATGAATAAACCACCTCCTGCAACTCCATTGACTAAATTATGAATAACAATCCAACCAATTGCTCCTGTATTTTGTTTGTCTTGCCAAATAATAATCTTTTGTGGTTTATTAATTACAGGATTATACATGTTAAATATCCTTTTTTATTAACGATTAAAAATAACCTAAATAAAAATCATAAATATAAAAAACGAATTTAGGTTAACATTTGTGTACTTATGGACAGCAATCGACTTAGATATTTCCTCGTAGTTGCCGAGATAGAGAATATTAGAAAAGCAGCAGATGCTTTACGCATTACTCCCAGTGCACTTTCTAAAGCTCTTAAGCAATTAGAATATGAAATAGGGACTACTTTACTTGTACCGACAGGGCGAGGAATTTCTATTACTGAAAGCGGGCGAGAGCTTGTTAGAAGAGCTCGCCCCCTTATGGAAGATTGGGAAAAATTAAGACATGAGCTAAGAGAGAAAAAGAAGAATAATGCTTCAATTATTAAGCCTCTACGGATTGGTTCTTTTGAAATTTTTTCTACTCATTTTCTTGGATCTCTAATAAATTCTCTCTCTCATATAAATGAACTAATGTTGCAAGAAATAATCCCAAGCGAAATAGAAAAAAGCCTTTTGGATTATCGAATTGACTATGGAATCACGAATCTCCCTATTCCAATGGCAGGGATCATTCATCATCGGATAACTTCTTATGAACTAAAAATTTATGGACGAGTAGATATTTTTGGAGAAGTTGCGTTTTCAGATCTTCCTTTTGTGGCTCCTATAATTTCTATTATTGATTCTCCAAATAGCATAAAAACATTGGATGGCTGGCCTGATGAACAAATTGAACGTTCTGTGAAGTATAAAGTAGATATGCTAGAGTCTGCTTTAGAGCTATGCCGCCAAGGGAAAGCCGTTGCTTATTTACCTACTTTTATCGTAAAACTACATAATAATACTGTAAAATCTTCTTATAATCTTCAAGTAATTTCTTCCCCAAATGGGAATTTATCTAAAAAACTAGGCATCTATCTTGCTAAAAGAAAAGGCGATCCAAATGATCGTCTATCAACCGAAATCATGGATGCGATCACTCAATTAGCTTAGCAAAGTTGCTTGCACAAGCTTTATTACAGTAATTATATAATTCCAAGACAGCTATAATCGCAAAAATTATGACTTGATTAATTGGAAAGCGTAAAAATTTCATATCCTGTTGCTGTCACGCCAATCGAATGCTCGAATTGGGCTGAGAGAGATTTATCTCGTGTCACAGCTGTCCAGCCATCACTTAAAATTTTTACACCATAATGACCAGCATTAATCATTGGTTCTATAGTGAAAAACATACCTTCCTGAAGAACTAAACCTTCTCCTGGGGAACCAAAATGAAGAACCTCAGGTGCGGTATGAAAGACACGACCTAAACCATGTCCGCAAAAATCCCGTACAACAGAAAAGCGGTTTGATTCTGCAATTTTTTGAATCGTATAGCCAATATCTCCTAAGGTTATACCTGGTTTTACAATACTGATTGCTTGTGAAAAGGCCTCATAAGTTACGTCAATTAATCTCTTGGCAAGAATGCTAGTTTTTCCGACAGAAAACATTCGCGAAGTATCCCCATACCAGCCATCAACAATTGGGGTCACATCGATATTAACGATATCGCCTTCTTTGAGAATTTTTTCATGACTTGGAATTCCATGACAGACGACATGGTTAACAGAAGTGCAGCAGGATTTTGTATACCCTTTGTATCCTAAGGTTGCAGGAATTGCACCATGGTTAACCATGAAATCATGACAAAGTTGATCTATTTTTCCAGTCGAAATGCCTGGTTCAATATAGGGGGCAATAAAGTCAAGTGTGCGAGATGCTAGCCGTCCAGCTTTTCGCATACCTTCAAAATCTTCTTTACTATGAAGGGGGATTTTTTGTCCTTGGTAAGTAACAAAATTTTGGGGAGAAGTTGTCATTAACGTTATAATTCCACTGTAATAGGTTGGTTTAAAATAATTTCTTCAGGTGTAACTCGACAATTATAACATAAAGTTTCTACACCTTGCAGCATCGCATTATAAGCTGTTATTGCATAGAGAGGGTCGATGATTTTTGCGGGCTTGAAGCGTGTGCAATCTTCTCTTTGAACTACATATAATACAATGGCTCTCGCCCCTTGCTTTTTCATAGCTTCTAATTCTTTTAAATGCTTAGTCCCTCGCAGAGTGACAGAATCGGGGAATTGAACATAATCATCACGTTTAAGATGAACATTTTTCACTTCAAGGTAACATGGGGGAAGATTTGGGCCCTCAAGAATAAAATCAATACGGCTATTTGTGCCGTATTTTACTTCTCTTCGCCACGTTGTATAAGAAGAAAATTCTGGAATCTTCTTTTCTTTAAGGGCTTCTTCAACAATATTATTGGGGTGCATGGTATTGACGCCAATAAGAACATCATTATGTTTTACTAATTCCCAAGTATATTTTAATTTGCGCGGACTTTCTGGTGGATAGCTGGTAAGCCATATGGAAAGGCCAGGGCTTGCAACATCTAGCATCGCCCCTGGGTTTGGGCAGTGAGCTGTAACCTCTTGGCCTCCTGCGAGACGAACATCCGCAAGAAAGCGCTTATAACGCTTCAATAATATACCTTCAAGAAGTGTCGTACTAAATTTCATCTATACCTTTAATTTTATCTTCCTTTTCTTATCATAGCTCAACAACTTCGAGAAGGATAAAACCAAGAAATATAGAAAAACTATGATGTTGCTAGAATGACTTAAAAAGACTTACTTATTTTGGAAAAATAGAAAACACTAAAAAAGAAGAAAGTAGCTAAAGAACAGCTTGCAAAAAGCTTAAAATAGCCTAATATGCAGATAGTTTGTGCCAAATCGAGGAAATAATATGCTTTACGATCTCCTTTATAACGTTTTTAGCTATATCATCAATTTTGATGTTATTCTTTTTGTGCTTATTATGTTGGGGGTTAATTTATTAGCAACTCGATGGAGTTCCTGGGGGCGGCGCATTTTATTTGTCACAGAATTTGTCTTGGTTATTATGGTTTTTCTGCCTTTCGGTCAATGGTCTGCAACATTTTTAGAAAATCGCTTTCAACAACCTTCTCAAATTTCAGCAGACGCAAAAGGCTTAATTTTGCTTGGTGGAAGTTTAGATATGCCAGTTTCAAATGCGAGAAATATGGCCTCTTACAACCAAGCTGGTGGTCGTATGATTCAATTTATTGAATTAGCCTTGCAGTATCCTCATCTTCCTCTTTTATTCAGTGGAGGAGGACATCAATTAGTTGGGAAAGAAACTGAGGCTTCATTTGCAAAAGAAGCATTTGAACGCTTAGGGGTTGATATGAGAAGAGTTACTCTTGAAGATAAGTCGAAAAATACAATTGAAAATGCCCAATTTTCCCATGAAATTATTAAGCCAAATCCGGAAGATAAGTGGGTTTTGGTGACATCTGCAATTCATATGCCGCGTGCTGTTGCTTTATTTAAGAAAGCAGGCTGGAACGTTATTCCTTATCCTGTAGATTATCATACAAGAGGCGATTATAGCTGGTCTTTTAACCTTAGCATTTATCGTGGTTTTCATGCTTGGTGGAATAGTATGAGAGAGTGGGCAGGTCTCGTCACCGGCTATCTTTTTGGTTATACAAATGAATTCTTACCTAAGCCTGAGTAATTTTTATTAGACGGTATAGGTAATGCTTAATGCTATAGATAGGGCAGAAGTAGTGCACTTAATCACTCAGATTAAATCTAAGCATTCCATAAAGTCGTTTGCGCAAGTTTTATCTCTATTGGCTACGCTATTTTTAGGGGCTTGTGGAGGTCCTTGTGACGATTTTGAATCATTGTCAGCATGTTCTCAGGTTCATCCTAACTTCGCAAAAAAAGCTTATAATAAGCCTTATCAAATCAAAGGTGAATGGTATACACCGCAATCACATTATAATATAGATGAAGAAGGAATAGCGTCTTATTATGGAGGAACAGATGTATTCCATGGCAGGAAGACATCTAACGGTGAAATCTTTGATATGAATGAGGTTAGTGCTGCTCACAAAACTGCGCCTATCCCCTGTGTTTTAGAAGTTAAAAATTTAGAGAATGGAAGAAGCATCAAAGTAAAAGTTAATGATAGGGGGCCTTTTATTGAGGGGCGTATTATTGATGTCTCGAGGCGCACGGCACAACTTTTAGGTTTTTATAAGCAAGGGACGGCTCGAGTTCGTGTCAAAATCCTAATGCCTGAAACAATGATACTTGTTCAGGGGCATACCAACACGATAGAGCCAGGTTTAAAAGAGACTTTACTTGCACAAAATGTTCCTCAAAAAAAACAAAAAGAAAAACAGAATTCTTTTAATAAAACACGCGCACCTCAAAATCATGAACCTATTTTGTTAGCGTTGAAAGATGAGATAACTAAATTTTCTCAAGAGATAAAACACGAAGAAAAAAAATCAGAGAAAACTGAGCCCATTATTCAAAAAGTGAATTATACGTCTTCGAGAAATGGTGCAGGACAGGCCACGTATAAAAAAGGAAATAATGCGCGATATAGAACCAACGCTTCTAAAGCGTCCTTTACAAAAGGTGTTTTTATTCAGGCAGGAACATTTGCTCATCCTCAGCAAGCTCAGCAGGCTAAAGTTCTGATTCAACGGAGATTAAGTTCTATGCCTGTACGTCTAGAGTCTATAAAATTTAGTAAAAAACAACTTTATCGGGTTGTAGTCGGACCTTGTGGTAATGATGTGCAAGCTCGGAAACTTGCTAACCACATTAAATCAATGGGATGTTCTACACCGAGTGATTCAATCGTCGTCTTTAATGGATAAATAGCTCATGAAAAATAAAAAAATTAATCTCTTTGTTTTTTTAACATTTTTGATAACTTCATCTGCCCAATCTGATGAAAAACTTCCTCTTGAATCAACACAAGCGATTTTAATTGATACGACAACAGATCAAGTCCTGTTTGATAAGGGGGCAGATGTTCAAATGCTTCCGTCATCCATGACGAAAATACTGACGATGTATTTGGTCTTTGAAGAATTAAAGGCTGGGCGTCTTAAATTAGATGATACCTTTGTTGTAAGTGAGAAGGCTTGGCGTAAACAAGGCTCAAAAATGTTTGTTAAGGTGGGTGATCGTATAAGGATTGATGATCTTATTCGGGGTGTCATTGTCCAATCAGGAAATGATGCTTCGATTGTTCTTGCCGAAGGGATTGCTGGAAGTGAAGAGGCCTTTGCGACACAAATGACACATAAAGCACGTGAACTTGGTGCTAGCTGCTCAAACTTTGTAAATGCGACAGGTTGGCCAGATGAGAATCATTATTCAACGCCCCGGGATCTAGCTTTGATTGCAGAGAGAACAATAAAGGACTTTCCCGAATATTATCATTTTTATAGAGAAATGGTTTTTATTTTTAATGGGATTCGTCAAATGAATCGTAATCCTCTTCTTTATACGATGCCTGAGTGTGATGGCTTAAAAACAGGGAATACGGACGAAGGGGGATATGGTGTTGTTGCTTCTGCTATCCAAGATGGACGTCGTCTTATTATGGTCGTTAATGGCGCAAAATCAAAGAAAGAAAGAGCAAAAGATTCAGAAGCATTGATGCGATGGGGTTTTTCTTATTATGTGAGTCCTTTATTGTTTAAAGCGTCTGAGGTTGTTGAAAAAGTGGATGTATGGTTAGGAAATAAGTCTTCGATTGAGATGCTTGTTGAAGAAGACGTCTATGTCACATTGCCTCGTCACGAAAGTAAGAACTTAAAGATAGAGGTAAAGTATCAATCTCCCATTCCAGCTCCTATTAAAGCAGGACAGAGAGTAGGGACACTCATTATAAAAGGTCTCAATACCAACAAAGATAGAGAAATTCCTTTGGTGGCAGGATCTCAAGTAGAGAAAGCTGATTTTATTGACCGCATTAAGGCAGCTATTCATTATCTTCTTTTTGGGCATAATTAAGTATGGTTCATGGTAAATTTATTACGCTTGAAGGAGGTGAAGGAGCAGGGAAGACCACACAAGTAGCTTATATAAAAGAATTCCTTGAGTCCCGCGCGCAGCGTGTTTTATTGACGAGAGAGCCAGGTGGAAGTGCAGGAGCTGAATTAATTAGAGGATTGCTTGTAGATCGCGAAGCTTATTCTTGGGATGCATTGACGGAATATTTGCTTTTTACAGCTGCTCGAAGAGATCATATTCTTAAAACAATAAAACCGGCCTTAGAAGAAGGAATTTGGGTTATTTGTGATCGATTCTATGATTCTTCAATTGCTTATCAAGGGTACGCTCAGCATCTTTCCCTTGAAATTTTGACAACAATTTATAATTTTATCTCGGAGGGCGTGACCCCTGATTTGACGCTCATATTGGATATTACCCCTGAAATTGGGTTGACCCGCGCCCATAAGCGTGCATCTCACGAGGATCGATTTGAGCACATGAATTTACAATTTCATCACGAAGTCCGTAAGGGTTTTTTAGAGATTGCAAAAAACCATCCTGAAAGATGCATTGTTATTAATGCAGAAGAAAGTGAGCCTCAAATTAAGGATACACTCCTTAAGACTATCCAGAGTCATTTATTCTAATGTCATTCGAGGTTAATAAGATAATCCCTGTTGTCGGTCACACGCGTATCCTTCAGGATTTGGCAGAACAAATTAAAAATCATGTGCTACCTCATGGTTTACTTCTTATCGGGCCGAAAGGTGTTGGAAAATCAACTTTAGCATTTCAACTCATATCTACTCTTTTTAAAGGAGTTAACTTAGATATCGAGATGACTTCTGAAGATCCAATGCATCGCCGCCTTATCCATGGAAGTCATGCTGATTTTAAGCATATCCAATTGAAAATCAATGAAGAGGGGAAAGCCCAGCAAGAAATCCCTCTTGAATTAGTAAGAGAAGTCGTTCAGTTTTTGCAGACAACACCCTTAGAAGGTGGATGGAGGATAGTTCTTATCGAAGATGCAGACTGTTTAGGGAGAAAAGCAGCAAATGCTCTTTTAAAAAGCCTAGAAGAACCTCCTCCTAAAACGCTTTTAATATTATGCGCCTCCCAAGAACAGCAAGTACTCCCTACGCTAAGATCTCGTTGCCACAGAATCGTTCTCAAAAGATTGACGGATGAAGAAGTTAGAAAAGTTCTTAGAAAATATCCGAATATACCAGCTGATGAGCTTGAGCTATTAACAATGTTTGCTGAAGGTTCCCCTGGAAGAGCAATGATGCTCTGGCAATTAGGTGGAAAGCAGTTTTATCAAGAATTTTTAGATGTTTTACAAAGCTCTATTAAAGGGCAGTTCACATTATTAGTTCCTTTTATTGAAAAATATACACAAACTCAGCCAGATAAGTCCTTTGATCCATATCGGGCTATCGGTTATTTTATATCATGGTGGCTTGGACGATATCTTCTTAAAATAGGTCAAAACGAAGACGATATTTTTAAGCTTGGAGATACTCAACTAAAATCACAGATCTTTAAACGCTTTCCTTTTAAGTTTTGGGAACAGCATTATCATAAAATAAACTTTTTTTATCATCATCCGCAGATAGTTGGGCTTGAGCGTAAATACTGTTTGGCTGTCATCATGCTTGGATTTGTTTTTGGACCTAAAGCTTATAATGAAGGAATAGAGAATGAATTTCGTTGATAGCCATTGCCATCTTAATTTTGATGAATTTTCTCAGGAAGTAGGTACGATTGTTCATAGAGCAAAAGAGCAAAAAATTAATACGCTTTTAACAATTTGTACAAAGAAAGAAGAAATTAAGCCCTTGCAAGAAATTGCAGATACCTATGAAAATGTTTTTTGTACGGTGGGTATTCATCCTCATGAAGCAGAAGAGACATTGAAAAATATTTCCTTAGTCGAATTAAGTAAGGACCTTAAAGAAGGCACTCAACATGCTAAAGTTGTTGGCATCGGCGAAGCTGGTTTGGATTTTTATTATGAACATAGTCCACGATTGCTTCAGCAAGAGATGTTTGAAGCGCACATTGATGTTGCAACAGCGGTAGATCTTCCTTTGAGTATTCATACGCGAGAAGCAGAAAAAGAAACAATAAACTTACTAAAAAAATCAGCAAGGAAAGCTAAAGGCGTTATTCATTGTTTTACGGGGAGCCAATGGTTGGCAGAAGAGGCTCTGGCTTTAGGGTTTTATATCTCTATTTCTGGAATAGTGACTTTTGCAAAAGCTGAAGAGTTGCGAAATGTCGTCCGCACAATTCCTTTAAATCGACTTTTGGTAGAAACAGATGCACCTTTCTTGGCGCCGATTCCTCATCGTGGGAAAAGAAACGAGCCTGCTATGTTGATTCATACAGCTGAAAAAGTAGCAGAATTAAAGGCAGTGTCATTAGAAGAACTTGCTCAAATAACAACAGATAATTTTTTTCAGCTTTTTTCTAAAGCAAGACAAAATGAGCAACAATAAAGTAATTATTCTGGGATGTGGGCCTTCTGGAGGGGTTCCCCTTATCGGAGTGCAACCTAACGGATTTTGGGGGGCATGCGACCCAATGCACCCTAAAAATAGAAGAATGAGAGCTTCTATTTATGTTGAATATAAGGAAAAAAGATTACTTGTCGATACATCTCCGGACCTAAGGCAACAATTTTTAACCTTTGGACTGAAAGATATTCATGCTGTTTTATATACCCATGAACATGCAGACCATACTCATGGAATAGATGAGTTGCGCTCTCTCTTTTTTGCACGAAAAGAGAGAACTATCCCTGTTTATGGAAGTGAAGAGACTATTCAAAGGCTTAGAGAAAATTTTTCTTATTTATTTGAAGGCGGAGAGCATTTTATTTATCCTAAGATTTTAGAATCTGAAGTCATTTCTGATATTTTTTTAGTCCAAGAGACGTCTATTATTAGCTTTACACAAACCCATGGAATAGGAACTTCGCTCGGTTATCGATTTGGAAATATGGCCTATTCTACAGATGTCACAGATTTTGGAGAAGCTGCTCAAGAGCATCTAAAGGGCCTTGATGTGTGGGTTATTGATTGTTTGAGTCGTGATCCCAAGCCTTCGCATTTGCATCTTGAAAGAGCTTTGGAATGGATTGAAAAGATGAAACCTAAAAGAGCAATCTTAACACATATGAACGCTAGCCTTGATTATGAAAGCCTAAAAAAAGAGCTCCCTTCTCATGTTGAGCCTGCTTACGATGGTATGATTATTGAGTTTTGAGGGGGAAACCATCAAAATTTTTGCTATATATAATTTTATTATAATTAATTCTCTCTGATGCTTGATTTTAGTGAGATTTTCCTTATCCTGTAACATATGAAAAAGAAAAGAGAGATTTGTTTATGAGTGCAGAAGGTTATTACCGTTACCCCACAATTTTTAAAGATCAAATTGTGTTTGTCTCTGAGGATGATTTATGGGTGATTTCAAGCGGAGGAGGTGTTGCACGCAGGCTTACCTCTGGTCTTGGTTCTATTAGTACACCAGTCTTTTCTCCAGATGGCGAGCAATTAGCATTTGCAGGCTCAGAGGAAGGATATCCGGAAGTTTATATCATGCCAAGTAAGGGAGGACCTATTAAGCGGCTCACTTTCTTGGGAGAAGAAGTAAATGTAATTACATGGACGGAAGAAGGAATTATTTTTGCAAGCTCAGCAGGACAACCTTTTAGTCGGTGGAATGCCTTATGGTGTGTATCTCCTCATGGGGGAGAACCTCAGCGGCTACCAATAGGCCCGGCTAATTTTATTTCTTTTAAAGAAAAGGGAAGTAAAGTTGCGGTCATTCAACGACATGGTTATCGAGAATATGGATTTTGGAAGCGTTACCGTGGCGGGACAGCAGGACAACTTTGGATTGATCAGTCTGGTAAAGGAGATTTTAAAAATCTTTTAGAATTAGGAAGTGATTTTGCACGTCCTCTTTGGCTTCAAAACCGTATTTATTTTAGTTCCGATCATGAAGGAGTTGGAAATTTATATTCTTGTCTTGCTGATGGGACAGATATAAAACAGCATACCAACCATTCAGATTACTACGTTCGTAACCAATCAACAGATGGTAATCGGATTGTTTATCATGCAGGTGGAGACATCTATCTCTTTGATCCGCAAGAAAATATCACCCAAAAAGTTACATTCGACTACCACAGCGCTAAATTCCAACGTAATCGGAAATTTATTACGCCAGTGCGATACTTGGAAGATTTTTCAATTCATCCTAAAGGGCACCATTTAGCTGTTGTGACACGGGGTAAGGCGCTTGCCTTTGGAAATTGGGAAGGTGCCGTTTTTCAACTTGGGGCGCAACAAGGTGTCCGTTTTCGTATTCCAAGATGGTTGCATGATGGCGAAAGAGTTCTTCTCGTTCATGATCGTGATTGTGAAGAAATGCTTGAGATTTACCATGGAGGTACCTCTGAGTGCTTAAGTTCCTCAGGAGAATTATCTTTTGGGCGCGCCGAGAATATTTATCCTAATCCTCATAAAGATGAAGCAATTCTTGTAAATCATCGAAATGAAATATTTCATATTGATTTAAATTCTTGGAAGCTTACGAAAATTGATCGAAGTGAGCATTCAAATATTGATGATGTTGTTTGGTCTCCAGATGGAGAGTGGGTTGCTTATAGTTGTTCTTTTACACGTCGTACAATAGGATTAAAACTCTATCACGTGAAAACTAAAAAACTCACACCAATTACACGACCATTAATGCGTGATTTATCTCCTAGTTTCGATCCAGATGGTAAGTATTTATATTTTCTATCATATCGCCATTTTAATCCTAGCTGGGATGCGCTTCACTTCGAATTAGGTTTTCCTCGAGGAATGAAACCTTATGCAATTTCTTTGCAAAAAGATACGGTCTCTCCTTTTGTTCCTAAGGCTTTTAAACTATCTACAAAAAGCGAAGAAGAAAAAGATAAGAAAAAAGATGATGAGAAAAAAAATAAAATCGAAAAAATTAATATTGATCTAGACGGAATTGAGAATAGATTAATATCTTTTCCAATTGAAGAAGGACTTTATAGTGATTTAGTAGCTCTAAAAGGAAAGGTTGCTTATCTTTCTTGGCATATCGAGGGTGCATTACATGATTCTGAAGATTCATCAGATTATGAAGGTGGCACACTTGAAGTTTTTGATTTTGAATCTCAAAAAATAGATGATTTAATCCATAACGTTTCTGCGCTTGATTTTTCTTTAGACCAGCAATGGATTTGTTATAAGTCAGGTCAAAAATTGCGTGTTTTTAAAGCAGATGAGAAACCAGATGATCGTGAAATGGATAAACCCAATCGTAAAAACGGGTGGATAGATTTAAGTCGTCTTCGAGTTGCGATAAATCCCGTTTTTGAATGGGAGCAAATGTATAAAGAAGCTTGGCGCCTTCAGCGAGATCATTTCTGGAGTGAAGACATGTCCAAGATTGATTGGCAGCAAATCTATAAAAGATACTATAATTTGCTTCCTCGTCTTGGAAGCCGTGGAGAATTAAGTGATTTGCTTTGGGAAATGCAAGGCGAATTAGGAACTTCACACGCCTATGTTTATGGAGGCGATCTTCGAATGGCTCCTCGCTATACTGTGGGCCAATTAGCGGCTGATTTTATCTTTGATCCAGAGAAAAGGGCTTATCGATTTGTGAAGATTGC
Proteins encoded in this region:
- a CDS encoding LysR family transcriptional regulator, coding for MDSNRLRYFLVVAEIENIRKAADALRITPSALSKALKQLEYEIGTTLLVPTGRGISITESGRELVRRARPLMEDWEKLRHELREKKKNNASIIKPLRIGSFEIFSTHFLGSLINSLSHINELMLQEIIPSEIEKSLLDYRIDYGITNLPIPMAGIIHHRITSYELKIYGRVDIFGEVAFSDLPFVAPIISIIDSPNSIKTLDGWPDEQIERSVKYKVDMLESALELCRQGKAVAYLPTFIVKLHNNTVKSSYNLQVISSPNGNLSKKLGIYLAKRKGDPNDRLSTEIMDAITQLA
- the map gene encoding type I methionyl aminopeptidase gives rise to the protein MTTSPQNFVTYQGQKIPLHSKEDFEGMRKAGRLASRTLDFIAPYIEPGISTGKIDQLCHDFMVNHGAIPATLGYKGYTKSCCTSVNHVVCHGIPSHEKILKEGDIVNIDVTPIVDGWYGDTSRMFSVGKTSILAKRLIDVTYEAFSQAISIVKPGITLGDIGYTIQKIAESNRFSVVRDFCGHGLGRVFHTAPEVLHFGSPGEGLVLQEGMFFTIEPMINAGHYGVKILSDGWTAVTRDKSLSAQFEHSIGVTATGYEIFTLSN
- the sfsA gene encoding DNA/RNA nuclease SfsA, producing MKFSTTLLEGILLKRYKRFLADVRLAGGQEVTAHCPNPGAMLDVASPGLSIWLTSYPPESPRKLKYTWELVKHNDVLIGVNTMHPNNIVEEALKEKKIPEFSSYTTWRREVKYGTNSRIDFILEGPNLPPCYLEVKNVHLKRDDYVQFPDSVTLRGTKHLKELEAMKKQGARAIVLYVVQREDCTRFKPAKIIDPLYAITAYNAMLQGVETLCYNCRVTPEEIILNQPITVEL
- a CDS encoding YdcF family protein, with translation MLYDLLYNVFSYIINFDVILFVLIMLGVNLLATRWSSWGRRILFVTEFVLVIMVFLPFGQWSATFLENRFQQPSQISADAKGLILLGGSLDMPVSNARNMASYNQAGGRMIQFIELALQYPHLPLLFSGGGHQLVGKETEASFAKEAFERLGVDMRRVTLEDKSKNTIENAQFSHEIIKPNPEDKWVLVTSAIHMPRAVALFKKAGWNVIPYPVDYHTRGDYSWSFNLSIYRGFHAWWNSMREWAGLVTGYLFGYTNEFLPKPE
- a CDS encoding septal ring lytic transglycosylase RlpA family protein; this encodes MLNAIDRAEVVHLITQIKSKHSIKSFAQVLSLLATLFLGACGGPCDDFESLSACSQVHPNFAKKAYNKPYQIKGEWYTPQSHYNIDEEGIASYYGGTDVFHGRKTSNGEIFDMNEVSAAHKTAPIPCVLEVKNLENGRSIKVKVNDRGPFIEGRIIDVSRRTAQLLGFYKQGTARVRVKILMPETMILVQGHTNTIEPGLKETLLAQNVPQKKQKEKQNSFNKTRAPQNHEPILLALKDEITKFSQEIKHEEKKSEKTEPIIQKVNYTSSRNGAGQATYKKGNNARYRTNASKASFTKGVFIQAGTFAHPQQAQQAKVLIQRRLSSMPVRLESIKFSKKQLYRVVVGPCGNDVQARKLANHIKSMGCSTPSDSIVVFNG
- a CDS encoding D-alanyl-D-alanine carboxypeptidase, with amino-acid sequence MKNKKINLFVFLTFLITSSAQSDEKLPLESTQAILIDTTTDQVLFDKGADVQMLPSSMTKILTMYLVFEELKAGRLKLDDTFVVSEKAWRKQGSKMFVKVGDRIRIDDLIRGVIVQSGNDASIVLAEGIAGSEEAFATQMTHKARELGASCSNFVNATGWPDENHYSTPRDLALIAERTIKDFPEYYHFYREMVFIFNGIRQMNRNPLLYTMPECDGLKTGNTDEGGYGVVASAIQDGRRLIMVVNGAKSKKERAKDSEALMRWGFSYYVSPLLFKASEVVEKVDVWLGNKSSIEMLVEEDVYVTLPRHESKNLKIEVKYQSPIPAPIKAGQRVGTLIIKGLNTNKDREIPLVAGSQVEKADFIDRIKAAIHYLLFGHN
- a CDS encoding dTMP kinase; translated protein: MVHGKFITLEGGEGAGKTTQVAYIKEFLESRAQRVLLTREPGGSAGAELIRGLLVDREAYSWDALTEYLLFTAARRDHILKTIKPALEEGIWVICDRFYDSSIAYQGYAQHLSLEILTTIYNFISEGVTPDLTLILDITPEIGLTRAHKRASHEDRFEHMNLQFHHEVRKGFLEIAKNHPERCIVINAEESEPQIKDTLLKTIQSHLF
- a CDS encoding DNA polymerase III subunit; the protein is MSFEVNKIIPVVGHTRILQDLAEQIKNHVLPHGLLLIGPKGVGKSTLAFQLISTLFKGVNLDIEMTSEDPMHRRLIHGSHADFKHIQLKINEEGKAQQEIPLELVREVVQFLQTTPLEGGWRIVLIEDADCLGRKAANALLKSLEEPPPKTLLILCASQEQQVLPTLRSRCHRIVLKRLTDEEVRKVLRKYPNIPADELELLTMFAEGSPGRAMMLWQLGGKQFYQEFLDVLQSSIKGQFTLLVPFIEKYTQTQPDKSFDPYRAIGYFISWWLGRYLLKIGQNEDDIFKLGDTQLKSQIFKRFPFKFWEQHYHKINFFYHHPQIVGLERKYCLAVIMLGFVFGPKAYNEGIENEFR
- a CDS encoding TatD family hydrolase produces the protein MNFVDSHCHLNFDEFSQEVGTIVHRAKEQKINTLLTICTKKEEIKPLQEIADTYENVFCTVGIHPHEAEETLKNISLVELSKDLKEGTQHAKVVGIGEAGLDFYYEHSPRLLQQEMFEAHIDVATAVDLPLSIHTREAEKETINLLKKSARKAKGVIHCFTGSQWLAEEALALGFYISISGIVTFAKAEELRNVVRTIPLNRLLVETDAPFLAPIPHRGKRNEPAMLIHTAEKVAELKAVSLEELAQITTDNFFQLFSKARQNEQQ